In one Candidatus Aegiribacteria sp. genomic region, the following are encoded:
- a CDS encoding site-specific integrase → MTDYIEQTRKLLRTAGRSPKTANSYLSHIRRLENTYGDECGGLEESTLREYLEGLVDEGKSLSYINQAQSAIRFMYKHVLHKDNPLPGPGLISKKIPLHGIFNRDEIKNIFANVHELKYRLALMLIYSSGLRVGEATHLLRNAVDFENMVIHVNDMDGEHLRDTILANSIADILEYYIETRTDDSPWMFPGRGKTSCISPRTIQRSFAEAMLAAGIDKRATLGWLRHSFAVHMLEDGTDRKLVRNLLGISTPSMITPYMKLALKRSALRVTSPADRFLTRRKS, encoded by the coding sequence AGGAAGCTTCTGCGGACAGCAGGCAGAAGTCCTAAAACTGCGAACAGCTATCTCTCACATATCCGCCGACTTGAGAACACTTACGGCGATGAATGTGGCGGTCTTGAGGAATCTACTCTCAGGGAGTACCTTGAAGGTCTTGTTGACGAAGGAAAGTCTCTTTCCTACATCAACCAGGCTCAAAGCGCGATCAGGTTCATGTACAAACATGTTCTTCATAAGGATAACCCCCTCCCAGGTCCTGGTCTTATCTCCAAGAAAATACCACTTCACGGAATTTTCAACAGAGATGAGATCAAGAATATCTTCGCCAATGTTCATGAGCTGAAGTACAGGCTTGCGCTGATGCTCATTTACTCATCAGGTCTGAGAGTCGGTGAAGCAACTCATCTTCTGAGGAATGCAGTGGATTTTGAGAACATGGTCATCCATGTAAATGATATGGATGGAGAGCATTTAAGGGACACTATCCTGGCAAATTCAATTGCTGATATCCTTGAATACTATATCGAGACAAGAACGGATGATTCTCCATGGATGTTCCCCGGCAGAGGAAAAACAAGTTGTATTTCTCCCAGAACCATTCAAAGATCGTTCGCTGAAGCCATGCTTGCAGCTGGTATAGATAAGCGAGCAACGCTGGGATGGCTCAGACACAGCTTTGCGGTTCATATGCTTGAGGACGGAACAGACAGGAAACTCGTCCGAAATCTTCTTGGAATATCGACTCCATCCATGATCACTCCCTACATGAAACTTGCCTTGAAGAGAAGCGCTCTCAGGGTAACCAGCCCTGCGGACAGATTTCTGACCAGAAGAAAGAGCTAG